From Spirosoma aerolatum, one genomic window encodes:
- a CDS encoding class I SAM-dependent methyltransferase, with product MKLAEIVPWGRSGEEYRRMFNLTDADLGKRILGVGDGPASFNAEQITAGGSVVSIDPIYAFSAQEIEKRVEATYYTVIENVQKEEAQYNWTIFQNTDELGKERMKAMNQFLTDYETGKQQGRYLAYALPNLPFPDQSFELALCSHLLFLYSDHLSEAFHQTAIQELMRVANEVRIFPLISLAGSPSPHLSPVLAACEANYIQAEIVNVPYHFQKGAYQMLQLSRTA from the coding sequence ATGAAACTGGCCGAAATTGTTCCCTGGGGCCGATCAGGGGAGGAGTATCGACGAATGTTCAATCTTACCGATGCCGATTTAGGTAAGCGGATATTGGGAGTAGGTGATGGGCCAGCCAGTTTTAATGCTGAACAAATAACGGCTGGCGGTTCTGTCGTTTCAATTGATCCCATTTATGCTTTTTCGGCTCAGGAAATTGAAAAACGGGTCGAGGCTACCTACTATACCGTTATCGAGAATGTACAAAAAGAGGAAGCGCAGTATAACTGGACTATTTTCCAGAATACAGATGAATTAGGAAAGGAGCGGATGAAAGCCATGAATCAGTTTCTGACTGACTACGAAACCGGCAAACAACAAGGTCGTTACCTGGCCTATGCCTTGCCCAACCTGCCTTTTCCAGACCAGTCGTTTGAGTTGGCTCTATGTTCACACCTTCTATTTCTGTATTCAGACCATTTATCGGAAGCATTCCATCAGACAGCCATTCAGGAGCTAATGCGCGTGGCGAATGAGGTTCGAATCTTTCCATTGATCTCGCTTGCCGGTAGCCCTTCCCCTCATTTGAGTCCGGTTCTGGCTGCCTGTGAGGCCAACTACATTCAGGCAGAAATCGTAAATGTTCCCTATCATTTTCAAAAGGGTGCTTACCAAATGCTTCAATTATCCCGAACAGCCTAA
- a CDS encoding anthranilate synthase component II, which yields MKLLVLDNYDSFTYNLVYILRELGHKPDVIRNDKIALEAVGQYDKIMLSPGPGIPSEAGIMQNLVREYGPTKSILGICLGHQGIGEVYGATLENLGDVLHGIAHRATITDRSEPLFADIPDELTVGRYHSWTVMPNPMPADLQITAVDENGRVMGLSHKQYDVRGLQFHPESVLTENGVKMIENWLAI from the coding sequence ATGAAACTTTTAGTCTTAGATAACTACGATTCGTTTACATACAACCTTGTGTACATCCTGCGGGAGCTAGGCCATAAACCCGATGTGATCCGGAACGACAAGATTGCCCTGGAAGCCGTTGGCCAGTATGACAAAATCATGCTGTCGCCAGGGCCGGGAATTCCTTCTGAAGCGGGTATTATGCAGAATCTGGTGCGTGAATACGGGCCTACCAAAAGCATTCTGGGTATCTGCCTCGGTCATCAGGGAATTGGCGAAGTGTATGGAGCCACCCTCGAAAACCTCGGCGATGTACTCCACGGCATTGCTCACCGCGCTACCATTACCGACCGCTCCGAGCCTCTGTTTGCCGATATTCCCGACGAACTGACGGTTGGCCGCTATCACTCCTGGACAGTGATGCCCAACCCGATGCCTGCCGACCTTCAAATTACAGCTGTAGATGAGAACGGCCGGGTAATGGGTTTATCGCATAAACAGTATGATGTGCGCGGGCTCCAGTTCCACCCAGAATCGGTACTAACCGAAAACGGGGTGAAAATGATTGAAAACTGGTTGGCGATATGA
- a CDS encoding anthranilate synthase component I family protein: MTTDFSPTVTYRIVSRHKRMLADIITPVSIYLRIRDRFLNSILLESSDYHGNDNSYSYIAFDPVARFSYDNNRLNVQLPGESEQIRDLPIQEMRPALQQFKDCFKHEKSKFPFITNGLFGYFGFPSVQGFEDITLQAPVPTENQIPAAVFTVYRYVLAINHFKDELHLFEHSYLRDGDIEPESTLDYISDLITSRNYPIYSFNTAGPEQSNFTDDEFRAVIQKGKDHCYRGDVFQIVLSRRFSTPFTGDEFNVYRALRSLNPSPYLFYFDYGNYKLFGSSPESQIVVKNRKATIYPIAGTFRRTGDDVHDAELAQKLYDDPKESAEHVMLVDLARNDLSRNCDVVKVETFKEVQYYSHVIHLVSKVVGNLTESADPLQIVAETFPAGTLSGAPKHMAMRLIDRYENISRSFYSGSIGYMGFDGEFNHAIMIRTFMSKDNTLYYQAGAGIVAKSVVESELQEVHNKLAALRTAIEQAKQL; the protein is encoded by the coding sequence ATGACAACCGACTTCTCGCCAACAGTAACCTACCGTATTGTTAGCCGCCATAAACGGATGCTGGCCGACATCATCACGCCCGTAAGCATATACCTGCGCATCCGCGACCGCTTCCTGAACAGTATTCTGCTCGAAAGTTCGGACTACCACGGCAACGACAACAGCTATTCCTACATCGCTTTCGATCCGGTGGCCCGTTTTTCGTACGACAACAACCGCCTGAACGTACAACTACCCGGCGAATCGGAACAAATACGCGACCTACCTATCCAGGAAATGCGTCCGGCGTTGCAGCAGTTTAAAGACTGTTTTAAACATGAAAAGTCGAAATTTCCGTTTATTACCAATGGCTTATTCGGCTACTTCGGTTTCCCGTCCGTACAAGGTTTTGAAGATATAACCTTACAAGCTCCAGTACCGACCGAAAATCAAATTCCAGCAGCCGTTTTTACGGTATACCGCTATGTACTGGCCATTAACCATTTCAAAGACGAACTTCACCTGTTTGAGCACAGCTACCTGCGCGATGGCGACATAGAGCCGGAAAGCACGCTGGATTACATCAGCGATCTGATCACGAGCCGTAATTATCCGATCTACTCCTTCAATACCGCCGGACCTGAGCAATCCAATTTTACCGACGACGAATTTCGGGCAGTCATTCAGAAAGGAAAAGATCACTGCTATCGGGGTGATGTATTCCAGATTGTTCTTTCCCGTCGGTTTTCGACTCCTTTTACGGGTGATGAATTTAATGTATACCGTGCTCTTCGTTCGCTGAATCCCTCGCCCTACCTGTTCTATTTCGATTATGGCAATTACAAACTCTTCGGCTCATCACCCGAGTCGCAGATTGTGGTGAAGAACCGGAAAGCGACCATTTATCCAATTGCCGGAACCTTCCGACGTACGGGCGATGATGTTCACGATGCCGAACTGGCGCAAAAACTGTACGACGACCCCAAAGAATCGGCCGAACACGTGATGTTGGTCGACCTCGCTCGCAACGATCTGAGTCGAAACTGCGATGTCGTAAAAGTCGAGACATTCAAGGAAGTGCAATACTATTCGCATGTGATTCATCTGGTATCCAAAGTTGTGGGCAACCTGACCGAATCAGCCGATCCGCTCCAGATCGTAGCCGAAACGTTCCCGGCCGGTACGCTCTCCGGCGCACCCAAACATATGGCGATGCGGTTGATCGACCGTTACGAAAACATAAGCCGTAGTTTTTATTCGGGTAGTATCGGCTACATGGGCTTCGACGGGGAGTTCAACCACGCCATTATGATCCGAACGTTTATGAGCAAAGACAATACGCTGTATTATCAGGCAGGTGCAGGCATTGTGGCCAAGTCGGTCGTTGAAAGCGAATTGCAGGAAGTACACAACAAACTGGCAGCTCTTCGTACCGCCATCGAGCAGGCAAAACAATTGTAA
- a CDS encoding DUF2141 domain-containing protein: protein MKTIITTILISILFVANLSKPCLAQQATSSTATTVSNTYSLSVVIHNVNNRTGKLYVGLANTPANFSGESLQRKVIDVPASGEITCVFEGLAPGKYAVRLFQDLNDNKKMDFSGQMPAEPFGFSNVAMLMGPPDFDQSAFDLNENKSIRIRMLEM from the coding sequence ATGAAAACGATTATCACAACTATTCTCATCTCTATTCTTTTCGTTGCTAACCTTAGTAAGCCTTGTCTGGCGCAACAGGCCACCTCTTCAACCGCAACCACAGTGAGTAACACCTATTCGCTGTCGGTAGTGATTCACAATGTAAACAACCGAACGGGGAAATTATACGTTGGACTAGCCAACACACCAGCCAATTTTAGTGGTGAATCCTTACAAAGAAAAGTGATCGACGTACCGGCTTCGGGCGAAATTACTTGTGTCTTTGAGGGATTAGCTCCAGGGAAGTATGCTGTCCGGCTTTTTCAGGATTTAAACGACAACAAGAAAATGGACTTTTCGGGTCAAATGCCCGCCGAACCGTTTGGCTTTTCGAACGTAGCCATGCTCATGGGTCCACCCGATTTCGACCAATCGGCATTCGACCTGAATGAGAATAAAAGCATTCGGATACGTATGCTCGAAATGTGA
- a CDS encoding RecQ family ATP-dependent DNA helicase — protein MQEDVVNTALARQDSLVLMPTGGGKSICFQVPALAMKGVCIVVTPLIALMKDQVEQLQRRGIPAAAVYSGMHYREIDAILDNCIYGNTKFLYVSPERLRTEILIERTKQMTVCLLAVDEAHCISAWGYDFRPPYLQIAEFRQLIPETPIIALTASATPDVQTDIVDKLALRQPTIFRQTFARPNLSYSAVAEENKEARLLRVLQNVPGCAIIYVRSRKQTQQVAQWLSRQGISADFYHAGLTTQQRTEKQDAWIQDRTRVMVATNAFGMGIDKPNVRVVVHLDVPDSLEAYYQEAGRAGRDGQKAYAVMLYAPNDLNKLQLRVEQLYQPVAMLRRVYQALANYTAVPVGGGEFSSYDFDLGAFTNTFNLPPQEIHYALKQLQLEGFIQLTENYFHPSRLTFVLDNRQLYEFQVMNPTYDSFLKLLLRMYGGELFTDFVTISESTLARTFLLNQPEIEQILKQLHERNVVVYEKQKDKPQLTFLTPRFDATTLPINLQELNRRKELALRKVQAAITYTEHPTQCRTRLLQAYFGEKPGERCGICDNCLKQKKASEAITQTIRKQVRDYVALANGPGVSPKQLAYHFAYTDTNALAETLKLMLAEEEIRYTKTGNLTLNLE, from the coding sequence ATGCAGGAAGATGTGGTCAACACGGCGCTGGCCCGTCAGGATTCACTCGTGCTGATGCCAACTGGCGGAGGGAAGTCGATTTGCTTTCAGGTACCGGCCCTGGCCATGAAAGGCGTTTGTATTGTGGTAACGCCACTCATCGCGCTTATGAAAGATCAGGTCGAGCAGTTGCAACGACGGGGCATTCCGGCAGCCGCTGTGTATTCGGGCATGCATTACCGCGAAATCGACGCCATTCTGGACAACTGCATTTACGGCAACACCAAATTCCTCTACGTTTCGCCCGAACGACTGCGAACCGAAATCCTGATCGAGCGGACAAAGCAAATGACGGTTTGTCTGCTAGCTGTCGATGAGGCTCACTGTATTTCGGCCTGGGGATACGACTTTCGCCCACCCTATCTGCAAATTGCGGAGTTCCGCCAGCTTATTCCCGAAACGCCCATTATCGCCCTGACGGCTTCAGCTACCCCTGATGTTCAGACAGATATTGTCGATAAGCTGGCCTTGCGGCAACCAACGATATTCCGGCAAACCTTCGCCCGGCCAAACCTTTCTTACTCAGCCGTAGCCGAAGAGAATAAAGAAGCCCGACTGCTGCGTGTGCTGCAAAACGTGCCAGGTTGCGCCATTATCTACGTACGTAGCCGAAAACAAACCCAGCAGGTAGCTCAATGGCTTAGTCGGCAGGGTATTTCGGCTGATTTTTACCATGCTGGACTAACAACGCAGCAACGAACGGAAAAACAGGATGCCTGGATTCAGGATCGTACCCGCGTTATGGTCGCCACAAACGCCTTTGGTATGGGGATCGACAAACCTAATGTCCGTGTTGTGGTGCATCTGGATGTTCCTGATTCGCTGGAAGCGTACTATCAGGAAGCTGGTCGGGCTGGGCGCGATGGTCAGAAAGCCTATGCTGTTATGCTCTACGCTCCCAACGACCTGAACAAACTTCAGCTTCGGGTAGAACAATTGTATCAGCCAGTCGCTATGCTTCGGCGGGTATATCAGGCATTGGCTAATTACACAGCGGTTCCGGTTGGTGGAGGAGAGTTCAGCAGTTACGATTTCGACCTGGGTGCTTTTACCAATACGTTCAATCTACCGCCCCAGGAAATCCATTACGCCCTGAAACAACTTCAACTCGAAGGGTTCATCCAGCTTACTGAAAACTATTTTCACCCTTCCAGGCTGACGTTTGTTCTCGACAATCGGCAGTTGTATGAATTCCAGGTGATGAATCCAACGTACGATTCGTTTCTAAAACTGCTGTTACGGATGTACGGGGGCGAATTGTTTACTGACTTTGTTACGATTTCGGAGTCGACGCTGGCCCGAACGTTTTTACTGAATCAGCCTGAAATTGAGCAGATTTTGAAGCAATTGCACGAACGCAATGTGGTCGTCTATGAAAAACAGAAGGATAAGCCCCAACTGACGTTTCTTACCCCTCGCTTCGACGCAACAACGTTACCCATCAACCTACAGGAACTGAACCGACGGAAAGAACTGGCCCTTCGAAAGGTTCAGGCAGCCATTACCTATACCGAACACCCAACCCAATGCCGAACGCGGTTGCTTCAGGCATATTTTGGTGAAAAACCAGGTGAACGCTGCGGTATTTGTGATAATTGCCTGAAACAGAAAAAAGCATCGGAAGCAATCACGCAGACCATCCGTAAACAAGTACGAGACTATGTTGCGCTGGCAAATGGGCCGGGAGTATCCCCTAAACAACTGGCGTATCACTTTGCCTATACCGACACCAATGCGCTGGCTGAAACTCTAAAACTCATGCTGGCCGAAGAAGAAATTCGGTACACGAAAACCGGAAATCTGACACTGAATCTGGAGTAG
- the msrB gene encoding peptide-methionine (R)-S-oxide reductase MsrB, with protein sequence MIQKVIKSDEEWRKILTPEQYRVTRAKGTERAFTGEYCEAHDPGIYACVCCGTELFESKKKFESGTGWPSFTEPIEEERIRLEKDFSHGMFRVEVLCNICDAHLGHVFNDGPPPNGLRYCLNSVALVLKRTTETA encoded by the coding sequence ATGATTCAGAAAGTCATTAAATCGGACGAAGAGTGGCGTAAAATTCTAACGCCAGAGCAATATCGGGTAACGCGCGCTAAAGGCACCGAGCGAGCCTTCACGGGTGAATATTGTGAAGCTCACGATCCGGGTATCTACGCCTGCGTATGTTGCGGGACCGAGTTGTTTGAGTCGAAAAAGAAGTTTGAGTCAGGTACGGGTTGGCCAAGCTTTACCGAACCAATCGAGGAAGAACGGATTCGGTTGGAGAAAGATTTCAGTCACGGTATGTTCCGGGTTGAGGTATTATGCAACATCTGCGATGCTCATCTAGGCCATGTGTTCAACGACGGTCCACCGCCCAATGGGCTGCGCTATTGCCTAAACTCGGTGGCTCTGGTTCTGAAACGAACTACTGAAACAGCTTAA
- a CDS encoding T9SS type A sorting domain-containing protein gives MTYRKWLGLLGLIGFLANPVLAQKVYSSGVYPGVVAPYSFTLAGSKINYYKDNREVSTHVAAPEAFLKRLGANGRMAAPKAQFIVDYTNFTAEARTAFQYAVDIWSTLISSPVPIRIKANWIYDEPNLLGSAGPASYRYNVDGAQKNFAFYPIALAEKIARRQLNDPNDADIVADFNRNNDWYYGTDGKPLKNQTDLVTVVLHELGHALGFIGFFGLVGDNGVYMEALPSVYDYFLETGQGKRLVTSTKDFPNNSVELKFQLAGYNLYLNGANLKQASAQRIKVWVPYEYTRASSIYHLDEREYPPGNINSLMTPKLALGESIHTPGPLVLQFMTDLEWKTTSVLHDPIKNTEEQKDLVFSTRVISDTTLMTGSVRFFYRKKAPTATDTTFSFVDLTQVGATNEYRYTMPAAQANGDTWYYFQAQDLLGRSYTNPGKSVTGGQLWNHVFVGPDNLPPTIRYSPSKNAIFSTTVADSLPIYARISDDRSSVASASVEYQINGVSQPPIALRYNPLKINSVEIDSIYAGRIDFPANSLKVGDKITYRIVAQDAARAKNQAVSPASGFYELTVVAQKPVLEQYINTFDASTSAADFAGYGFSITTPAGFSNPAIHSVHPYRNGSDVLLQTNYEYRLLSPIRIKANPDSATIRFDEIVLVEPGETGSKLGDANFYDYVIVEGSTDNGQTWKPLVDAYSSVDKKEWLTWYNLYLTGGTYNEWNSEAVGTPALYRQRLISLLKPQSAFKAGDQILVRFRLFADQLSYGWGWAIDNLRIQAPPPPVVLGVDDPIGISTFDVYPNPVNNGQLRLQADFPKSIAEVGLTIRNLTGQSLRQQTIKLGGRNLDKRLDISELPDGLYFVQLTAGDVILTKKVIITNGE, from the coding sequence ATGACATACCGGAAGTGGCTGGGATTGCTTGGTCTGATTGGGTTTTTGGCAAATCCAGTACTTGCTCAAAAAGTATATTCATCGGGAGTTTATCCAGGCGTTGTTGCTCCATATAGTTTCACGCTGGCTGGGTCAAAAATCAACTACTATAAAGACAACCGCGAAGTTTCGACACACGTTGCAGCGCCTGAGGCTTTTCTGAAACGATTAGGAGCTAACGGTCGAATGGCGGCCCCCAAAGCCCAGTTTATTGTCGATTATACCAACTTTACGGCCGAAGCCCGAACGGCTTTTCAATATGCTGTCGACATATGGTCAACCCTGATTTCGTCGCCCGTACCGATTCGGATTAAAGCAAACTGGATTTACGATGAGCCTAATTTATTGGGTTCGGCGGGTCCAGCTTCGTATCGATATAATGTGGATGGCGCCCAGAAAAACTTTGCGTTTTACCCCATTGCCCTGGCCGAAAAAATTGCCCGTCGCCAGCTAAACGACCCAAACGATGCCGATATCGTCGCTGATTTCAACCGGAACAACGATTGGTATTACGGTACCGATGGAAAGCCTCTGAAAAATCAGACCGATCTGGTTACGGTCGTGCTCCATGAGTTGGGTCATGCCCTGGGATTTATTGGTTTCTTCGGGTTGGTGGGCGACAATGGAGTATATATGGAAGCACTCCCCTCGGTCTATGACTATTTTTTGGAAACAGGGCAGGGGAAACGGTTGGTCACCTCAACGAAAGATTTTCCGAATAATTCGGTCGAGCTAAAATTCCAGTTGGCGGGTTATAATCTTTACCTGAATGGCGCAAATCTGAAACAGGCATCTGCCCAGCGGATTAAAGTCTGGGTGCCTTACGAATACACCCGCGCCAGTAGTATTTACCATCTGGACGAACGGGAGTATCCTCCGGGCAACATCAATTCGCTGATGACGCCCAAACTGGCGCTGGGCGAATCGATTCATACGCCGGGTCCACTGGTGTTGCAGTTTATGACTGATCTGGAATGGAAAACTACATCGGTGCTACATGATCCAATCAAAAATACCGAAGAACAGAAAGATCTGGTTTTTAGTACCCGTGTCATTAGCGATACGACGCTAATGACCGGATCCGTTCGATTTTTTTACCGGAAAAAAGCGCCCACGGCAACTGATACGACGTTTTCGTTTGTGGATCTGACGCAGGTGGGTGCAACCAATGAGTATCGGTATACGATGCCGGCCGCACAAGCCAACGGCGATACCTGGTATTACTTTCAGGCGCAGGATTTGCTAGGGAGGTCCTACACAAATCCGGGCAAAAGCGTTACGGGCGGTCAGCTTTGGAACCATGTCTTTGTAGGGCCCGATAATTTGCCGCCTACCATCCGGTATAGCCCATCGAAAAATGCGATATTCTCAACAACAGTTGCCGATAGCCTGCCAATTTACGCCCGCATCTCTGATGATCGAAGTAGCGTAGCCAGTGCTTCTGTAGAGTATCAGATCAATGGCGTTTCTCAACCTCCCATAGCGCTCCGGTATAATCCGCTAAAAATCAATTCTGTAGAGATCGACAGCATTTATGCGGGCCGGATTGACTTTCCGGCCAATTCGCTCAAAGTGGGCGATAAGATCACTTATCGAATTGTCGCTCAGGACGCAGCACGGGCTAAAAATCAAGCCGTAAGTCCAGCATCAGGCTTTTACGAACTAACCGTAGTGGCTCAAAAGCCGGTGCTGGAGCAGTACATCAATACGTTTGACGCTTCGACATCTGCCGCTGATTTTGCGGGTTATGGATTCAGTATTACTACGCCAGCCGGGTTTAGTAACCCTGCTATTCATTCGGTACACCCGTACCGCAACGGCAGCGATGTACTGTTACAGACAAATTACGAATATCGACTCTTGTCACCTATTCGGATTAAAGCCAATCCTGATAGTGCTACCATTCGTTTCGATGAAATTGTGCTGGTTGAACCGGGCGAAACGGGTAGCAAGCTGGGCGACGCGAATTTCTACGATTACGTTATTGTAGAAGGGTCAACTGACAACGGCCAGACCTGGAAACCGCTGGTAGATGCCTATAGCTCCGTCGACAAAAAAGAGTGGCTGACCTGGTATAATCTGTATTTAACGGGAGGGACCTACAACGAGTGGAACTCGGAAGCTGTAGGAACCCCGGCGCTTTATCGACAGCGGCTCATTTCATTGCTGAAGCCCCAAAGTGCCTTTAAAGCGGGTGATCAGATCCTGGTTCGGTTTCGGTTGTTTGCCGATCAATTATCGTATGGCTGGGGATGGGCCATTGATAACCTGCGGATTCAGGCGCCCCCTCCGCCTGTTGTATTGGGCGTCGACGATCCAATCGGCATATCAACCTTTGACGTATATCCTAATCCGGTAAACAATGGGCAACTGCGTCTTCAGGCTGATTTCCCCAAATCAATTGCCGAAGTTGGGCTAACGATCCGTAATTTAACCGGGCAATCCCTACGACAACAGACTATTAAACTGGGTGGGCGAAATCTGGATAAACGGCTGGATATAAGCGAACTGCCTGATGGGTTGTATTTTGTTCAATTAACCGCAGGCGATGTAATTCTGACAAAGAAGGTTATTATTACCAACGGAGAGTAA
- a CDS encoding D-alanyl-D-alanine carboxypeptidase/D-alanyl-D-alanine-endopeptidase: protein MKVCLPFLLIWIVVGCSPARRINRDLRTKPIYTDHFTGVALYDPVQQRALIQHNADKPFTPASNTKLFSFYAGLLSLHDSLPVLRYAVQHDSLIFWGTGNPLLLHPDLTDTTVLAFLRNRPERLFFSPANYDGPRFGPGWAWDDYNDDYSPELAPLPVYGNVVRFRNGKISPRRLADSVQLVSGGKAPAGIRRAEFSNQFTQLAGEKPARQDVPFRWSADLAAQLLADTLHRPISVVNTPVPATARLLRGSSTDSLYKRMLYVSDNQFAEQVLFMVSAERNTRLLAPASELHRLVDSVLHVPVAPEGHSPIRWVDGSGLSRYNLFTPNVLIDLLGRIFTKVPQQRLFALLPAAGQSGTLQRMSMAGKPYVFAKSGSMTGVYNLSGYVVVRSGKVLYFSIMHNNFTQAVSEMRRRTGELLKEIHEKF from the coding sequence ATGAAAGTTTGCCTGCCATTTCTGCTGATCTGGATTGTTGTCGGATGTTCACCTGCCCGACGTATTAACCGTGATCTACGTACCAAACCGATCTATACCGATCATTTTACAGGCGTTGCCCTTTATGATCCGGTTCAGCAACGGGCGCTTATTCAGCACAACGCCGATAAACCCTTCACGCCCGCATCGAATACGAAACTGTTTAGTTTTTACGCGGGGCTACTTTCACTACACGATTCATTGCCGGTTCTGCGCTATGCCGTTCAGCACGATTCGCTTATTTTCTGGGGCACAGGCAATCCGTTGCTACTGCATCCTGATCTGACCGATACAACGGTATTGGCTTTTCTACGGAATCGACCTGAGCGCTTGTTTTTTTCGCCAGCTAATTACGATGGCCCCCGTTTTGGACCCGGCTGGGCCTGGGACGACTATAATGACGATTATTCTCCCGAGCTGGCTCCACTGCCTGTTTATGGAAATGTGGTCCGCTTCAGGAATGGGAAAATTAGCCCCCGCCGACTGGCCGACAGTGTACAGCTTGTTTCGGGTGGTAAAGCGCCCGCAGGCATCCGAAGAGCTGAATTCAGTAACCAGTTTACGCAGTTGGCAGGAGAAAAGCCAGCCCGTCAGGATGTGCCGTTCCGTTGGTCGGCGGATTTAGCGGCCCAATTGCTGGCCGATACTTTGCATCGACCCATTTCGGTGGTGAATACTCCTGTTCCGGCTACTGCCCGATTGCTGCGTGGTTCCTCAACCGATTCGTTGTACAAACGGATGTTGTATGTGAGCGATAATCAGTTTGCGGAGCAGGTGTTGTTTATGGTGTCGGCCGAGCGCAATACCCGGCTACTGGCGCCTGCTTCTGAATTGCATCGACTGGTAGATAGTGTTCTACATGTCCCGGTTGCTCCAGAAGGACACTCGCCCATCCGTTGGGTCGATGGGTCAGGCCTGTCACGGTACAACCTGTTTACCCCCAATGTACTGATCGATTTGCTCGGACGTATCTTTACCAAGGTTCCCCAACAGCGACTGTTTGCGCTACTTCCTGCCGCCGGGCAATCGGGCACATTGCAACGTATGTCTATGGCCGGTAAGCCGTATGTCTTTGCCAAGTCGGGTTCCATGACGGGCGTGTATAACCTCAGCGGCTATGTCGTGGTGCGTTCAGGCAAAGTGCTTTACTTCAGTATCATGCACAACAATTTCACGCAAGCTGTCAGCGAAATGCGCCGACGAACAGGGGAGTTGTTAAAGGAGATTCATGAGAAGTTCTGA